One part of the Musa acuminata AAA Group cultivar baxijiao chromosome BXJ1-5, Cavendish_Baxijiao_AAA, whole genome shotgun sequence genome encodes these proteins:
- the LOC135674633 gene encoding glycine-rich RNA-binding protein RZ1A-like: MSEIEEYRCFIGSLSWSTTDEDLKEAFQKFGQITEAKIVVDKFSGRSRGFGFVTFDDKGAMEEAIEAMNGMDLDGRSILVERAQPQGPASRDRDGGRDFDRDRSRGRGRDFGGSGRGSNSGDCFKCGKPGHFARECPSGDGARGDGYGGRDDRYGGSRGNNNRYGPDRNGDRYSGRSRDGGGRGGGGMGGDRYNRDRSGPYERPSGGSYRS; the protein is encoded by the exons ATGTCAGAAATAGAGGAGTACCGGTGCTTTATAGGCAGCCTCTCATGGTCAACAACTGATGAAGATCTGAAGGAGGCATTTCAAAAGTTTGGTCAAATCACTGAGGCAAAG ATTGTTGTTGACAAGTTTTCTGGTCGTTCCCGTGGATTTGGCTTTGTCACTTTTGATGACAAGGGAGCTATGGAAGAAGCTATCGAAGCCATGAATGGGATGGATCTGGATGGGCGATCTATTCTTGTGGAAAGAGCTCAACCACAAGGTCCTGCTAGCAGGGATCGTGATGGTGGGCGTGACTTTGATCGAGATCGATCTCGTGGGCGTGGTCGCGATTTTGGTGGTAGTGGACGAGGTTCAAATAGTGGTGATTGTTTTAAATGTGGCAAGcctggtcattttgctagggaATGCCCTTCTGGTGATGGTGCAAGAGGGGATGGGTATGGTGGCAGAGATGACAGGTATGGGGGTAGTCGTGGCAATAATAATCGATATGGTCCTGACCGGAATGGTGACCGATATAGTGGTCGTAGTAGGGATGGAGGAGGCCGTGGAGGTGGGGGCATGGGAGGTGATCGTTATAACCGTGATCGATCTGGACCATATGAACGCCCTAGTGGAGGCAGCTACAGATCCTGA
- the LOC135674634 gene encoding uncharacterized protein LOC135674634, whose product MAAELAVSAAPAAYFPVVFFDGDSEIDVGSVLVHPSVGFKKFQASVSQRIGVAPHQISISLVRRKKARVSPEVRRKVTIDEASDFAAIARERDCFVLAVLRRPRRERRGRSKRKSHEVGEEKKAVPEMTILRRNPMGSGVLDPMRGGLVPEAIAGLGLWDYEAQLRSIQRQRERLLISTAAAAAAEVSYYPFAVGHRPSSPASCRECEAAKADGRSPGFHWCVHDAVTIGFRSPVGPIQRPSKSHVEASA is encoded by the coding sequence ATGGCGGCGGAATTGGCTGTGTCGGCGGCCCCCGCCGCTTACTTCCCGGTCGTCTTCTTCGACGGCGATAGCGAGATCGACGTTGGATCTGTTCTGGTGCACCCGTCGGTCGGCTTTAAGAAGTTCCAGGCCAGCGTCAGCCAACGGATCGGTGTCGCCCCTCACCAGATCTCCATCTCCCTCGTCCGCCGCAAGAAGGCCCGGGTGTCTCCGGAGGTCCGCCGCAAGGTGACGATTGACGAGGCGTCCGACTTCGCGGCGATCGCCCGCGAGAGGGACTGCTTCGTCCTCGCCGTACTTCGCCGGCCACGGCGGGAGAGGCGGGGCCGGTCCAAGAGGAAGAGCCATGAAGTCGGCGAGGAGAAGAAGGCGGTTCCGGAGATGACGATCCTGAGGCGGAACCCGATGGGGtccggggtcctcgatccgatgcGCGGTGGGCTGGTGCCGGAGGCGATCGCCGGATTGGGGCTGTGGGACTACGAGGCCCAGCTGCGGAGCATCCAGCGGCAGCGGGAGAGGCTCCTGATATcgaccgcggcggcggcggcggcggaggtctCGTACTACCCATTCGCTGTCGGTCATCGTCCTTCGTCGCCGGCCTCGTGCCGTGAGTGCGAGGCGGCGAAGGCGGATGGTCGGTCGCCGGGGTTCCATTGGTGCGTCCACGACGCGGTCACCATTGGCTTCCGGTCGCCGGTGGGGCCCATCCAGCGTCCCTCGAAGAGCCACGTCGAAGCTTCCGCTTAG
- the LOC135674635 gene encoding exocyst complex component EXO70A1-like has translation MGASDALTERAAFLRDSLDKSRTHTDRMVSMLGSFDHRLSALEAAMRPTQVRTYAIRMAHENIDKTLKSADVILGYFERTREAELKLSRGPRDNLESYLTAIDQLRGILQFFSSNKSLRSNDGVVNQANNTLAKAIMKLEDEFRSLLVTHSKPVPPDSLFGSLPEISQPLSGSLDQQSESAKNLSSTNHSEHQVKSSEAAALTPPKLIPPRILPLLHKLAQQLVQAGRQQQCLKIYREVRSSTLEKSLSSLGVEKLSKEEVQKLPWESLETKIGNWIHHMRIAVKLLFAWERELCNQIFEGIGSVKDQCFSEITANSMLVLLSFGEAIAKSKRSPEKLFVLLDMYEVMHELQPEIELIFDGKSCSEMRDSALSLTKQLAQTAQETFGDFEEAVEKDASKTFIADGTVHPLTSYVINYVKFLFDYQATLKQLFLEFGHGDGTRNQLASITMRIMQALQSNLDGKSKMYKDPALQCLFLMNNIHYIVKSVRRSEAKDILGDDWIQRHRRSVQQNANQYRRFGWAKILQTLSAQGLTSSGGGSIPGSDGGSSGLVPKPILKDRFKSFNMQFEELCLRQCEWAVPDQELRESLRLAVAEVLLPAYRSFIKRFGPMLENNKNPSKYIKYSPENIETKLGELFEGRSAAKMTTEPRRS, from the exons ATGGGTGCCAGCGATGCCCTAACGGAGCGGGCGGCCTTCCTCCGCGACTCACTCGACAAGAGTCGCACCCACACCGATCGCATGGTCTCTATGCTCGGCTCCTTCGACCACCGCCTCTCCGCCCTCGAGGCCGCCATGCGCCCCACCCAG GTGCGGACTTATGCTATTCGGATGGCGCACGAGAACATCGACAAGACGCTCAAGTCGGCCGACGTTATCCTGGGTTACTTTGAGCGCACGCGAGAG GCGGAGCTCAAACTGTCAAGGGGGCCGCGTGACAACCTTGAAAGTTATCTCACTGCAATTGATCAGCTGAGAGGCATCTTGCAGTTTTTCAGCTCAAATAAAAGCTTAAGGAGCAATGATGGTGTGGTAAACCAGGCAAACAATACTCTAGCTAAGGCCATAATGAAGCTGGAGGATGAGTTCCGCAGTCTCCTAGTTACTCACAG TAAGCCAGTTCCTCCTGATAGCCTTTTTGGATCTCTTCCGGAGATATCACAGCCATTGTCAGGATCACTGGACCAGCAGAGTGAAAGTGCTAAAAACCTATCTAGTACAAATCATTCTGAGCATCAAGTTAAAAGCTCAGAGGCTGCTGCCTTGACACCCCCAAAACTTATCCCGCCAAGGATTTTGCCTCTATTGCATAAGTTAGCTCAACAGTTGGTTCAAGCTGGACGTCAACAGCAATGTCTAAAAATTTACAG GGAAGTTCGATCTTCGACTTTGGAGAAAAGCCTTTCAAGCTTGGGTGTGGAAAAACTAAGTAAAGAGGAGGTGCAAAAACTTCCAtgggagtctttagaaacaaaaatTGGAAATTGGATTCACCACATGAGGATTGCA GTTAAACTTCTTTTTGCTTGGGAACGGGAATTGTGCAATCAAATCTTTGAAGGTATTGGGTCGGTAAAGGATCAATGTTTTTCTGAAATAACTGCAAACAGCATGTTGGTGCTACTTAGCTTTGGAGAGGCTATTGCTAAAAGCAAAAGGTCACCAGAAAAACTGTTTGTGCTCCTAGACATGTATGAAGTAATGCATGAACTTCAACCAGAG ATTGAATTGATTTTTGACGGAAAGTCTTGCTCTGAGATGCGAGATTCTGCACTGAGTTTGACAAAGCAATTGGCACAAACAGCCCAAGAGACGTTTGGGGACTTTGAGGAAGCTGTTGAGAAAGATGCTTCAAAAACATTTATTGCTGATGGAACTGTCCATCCTTTAACCAGCTATGTCATTAATTACGTGAAGTTTCTTTTTGA CTACCAGGCAACACTCAAACAACTTTTCCTGGAGTTTGGACATGGAGATGGAACAAGGAACCAGTTGGCATCTATAACAATGCGAATTATGCAAGCTCTTCAGAGTAACTTGGATGGGAAGTCCAAGATGTATAAAGATCCTGCTTTGCAATGCTTGTTTCTTATGAATAATATTCACTACATCGTTAAATCTGTGCGGAG GTCAGAAGCAAAGGATATACTGGGTGATGATTGGATACAAAGACACCGTAGGTCTGTACAACAAAATGCGAACCAGTATAGGAGGTTTGGTTGGGCAAAG ATATTGCAAACCCTCTCTGCCCAAGGTTTGACATCATCTGGAGGTGGAAGTATACCTGGAAGCGATGGTGGAAGTAGTGGTTTAGTCCCGAAACCAATATTGAAAGATAG GTTCAAGTCCTTCAACATGCAGTTTGAGGAGCTTTGTCTAAGGCAGTGTGAGTGGGCGGTACCTGATCAAGAGCTGCGTGAATCTTTAAGGCTTGCAGTTGCTGAAGTTCTCTTACCTGCGTATAGATCTTTCATAAAACGGTTTGG GCCAATGCTTGAGAACAACAAGAATCCATCAAAATACATCAAATATTCTCCAGAAAATATCGAGACAAAGTTGGGTGAATTGTTCGAGGGGAGATCGGCAGCAAAGATGACCACTGAGCCAAGGCGATCGTAG
- the LOC135674639 gene encoding transcription repressor OFP13-like isoform X1, which produces MKPSFASLFSRVRPMASSPPPPPLLNESCLSNSSSGEWESFSDGDAVEAVIHGLRSSDRLFFEPGTTSSMVEEAAKSDVDGTPFEGSIAMAVDSEDPYRDFKQSMEEMLLAHGVGDWAWLQQMLGWYLLLNGKKNHGFIIGAFMDLLLGIASSSSCSTSSSSPSSSSSSSFTFEIEEEEEMM; this is translated from the coding sequence ATGAAACCAAgcttcgcctctctcttctctagAGTGAGGCCGATggcttcctctcctcctcctcctcctcttctcaacGAGTCATGCCTGTCGAACTCGTCGTCAGGCGAGTGGGAGAGCTTCTCGGACGGCGACGCCGTCGAAGCGGTCATCCACGGGCTGAGGTCGTCGGACAGGCTGTTCTTCGAACCAGGCACGACGAGCTCGATGGTGGAGGAGGCGGCCAAGTCCGACGTCGACGGCACTCCGTTCGAGGGGAGCATCGCTATGGCGGTGGACTCGGAGGACCCTTATCGTGACTTCAAGCAGTCGATGGAGGAGATGCTGCTGGCGCATGGCGTGGGAGACTGGGCGTGGCTTCAGCAGATGCTGGGATGGTATTTGCTGCTCAATGGGAAGAAGAATCATGGGTTTATAATTGGAGCATTCATGGACTTGCTTTTGGGcattgcttcttcttcctcttgttctacttcttcttcttctccttcatcctcttcttccagTTCTTTTACCTTCgagatcgaggaggaggaggagatgatgtGA
- the LOC135674639 gene encoding uncharacterized protein LOC135674639 isoform X2, with the protein MDVSPSSFGDALATGDCLAATWDYHEIFLQQTIEDLKHKLTCTNMELEALRTNAHEELQKAKESNQQLIELLELRTSERDEARNQLQLLLNQIGQPSLAGLPRVLPL; encoded by the exons ATGGATGTGAGTCCGTCGTCTTTTGGAGACGCTTTGGCTACGGGCGACTGCTTGGCTGCTACCTGGGATTATCACGAG ATCTTTCTCCAGCAGACGATCGAGGACTTGAAGCACAAGCTCACCTGCACCAACATGGAATTGGAGGCGCTGCGGACCAACGCCCACGAAGAGCTGCAGAAAGCCAAGGAAAGCAACCAGCAATTGATCGAACTCCTCGAGCTACGAACCTCCGAGAGAGACGAAGCGAGAAACCAGCTGCAGCTCCTGCTGAACCAGATCGGACAACCGAGCCTCGCCGGTCTCCCTCGAGTGCTTCccct GTGA